The following are from one region of the Stigmatella ashevillena genome:
- a CDS encoding ATP-binding protein, protein MGEVFPEEDVSAPCASRSTGKCAAESSGRRAPPSGTVALVFTEIQAATRLWERCATGMREALEIHDRVLRTLLESGTGYEVKVQGGSFMIAFPSPVEAVRWCLEAQEALLDAPWPEEFLAQPEAAVEVGLRGWVYRGPRVLMGVHVGEPECRINVRTGRADYFGRMVNTAARVAAAGHGGQVLVSGEAWAQVAPAVKALGQPAIRPLGSFRFRGIESAVALVEALPASLSERRFGAPRAPRVRQGNAPIPQSELIGRSTELMHLRQALGEGVRLLTLLGPGGMGKTRLATHLGGLELESCAWTGGVWLCELAEVKTAEALCHAVGQAIGASLTREAEAGGLAEQLGHALDDCGELLLILDNLEQVTSPAAGLLERWLELAPRARFVATSREALGVPGERVLDLEPLPLPEPGEHRLEVIARSEAVRLFVQRARESRGGFELTAEEAPRVVDIVRQLDGNALAIELAAARTGVMGVGQLRDRLPRRFELLRGGRRDVSARQATLRGAIDWSWHLLSPAEKSALSQCSVFRGGFTPHAAEAVLVLPPGSPGVGEVLHALRSKSLLRLLEAGDVGEQERLGMYESIRQYAAERLVEGKGEEAVVARHAGWYLTLARGFHARGRARPGGEVLRHLSVERENLLAVCDGCLARASAEPRALTQALEILEALEPDVLAQGPARPLLTRLERVIVLAGALQVAPACVAAAWAVQGRVLLEAGQPEAARKNLEQACAALRGVGEGAAEKRVLVDLSIVARHQGDVASAWEFIQRAQGLSSEGDRWLDAYAMGNLGLVEQVRVGAEVALPYLGAAQTLFEALGDVTREVCFTTHGAVALGELGRTAEAVERVSEAMHRAASVGDQGGHVLARLHLGGILLDVGRASEARGHLTAAVRMAQQLRGRSLEGMASGELGRAELVLGAFAEARNWFAEAVSLLDGVAQGWALRFAAHRAAVDAMLGDTELARESFAALEAAPEFQQDPVLRELIGLLRAAADLTVARTSSGSGLARQAWESSRRLLEEAGRTPVKGSSSHLRGARSWLERMLSPPVA, encoded by the coding sequence ATGGGTGAGGTCTTCCCAGAAGAGGACGTGTCCGCGCCGTGCGCTTCTCGATCGACGGGAAAGTGCGCGGCCGAGTCCTCGGGAAGGCGTGCACCTCCCTCTGGCACGGTGGCCTTGGTCTTCACCGAAATCCAGGCGGCCACCCGGCTCTGGGAGCGGTGTGCCACGGGCATGCGCGAGGCGCTGGAGATCCATGACCGCGTGCTGCGCACGCTGCTGGAGTCCGGGACTGGGTATGAGGTGAAGGTGCAGGGGGGCTCGTTCATGATTGCCTTCCCCTCGCCAGTGGAGGCGGTGCGCTGGTGCCTGGAGGCCCAGGAGGCGCTGCTGGACGCCCCCTGGCCCGAGGAGTTCCTTGCGCAGCCCGAGGCGGCGGTGGAAGTGGGACTGCGGGGCTGGGTGTACCGGGGCCCCCGCGTCCTCATGGGCGTTCACGTGGGCGAGCCCGAGTGCCGCATCAATGTGAGGACGGGCCGTGCGGACTACTTCGGCCGCATGGTGAACACGGCGGCGCGGGTGGCGGCCGCGGGCCATGGGGGGCAGGTGCTGGTCAGTGGAGAGGCCTGGGCCCAGGTGGCCCCGGCGGTGAAGGCCTTGGGCCAGCCGGCCATTCGTCCCCTCGGCTCCTTCCGGTTCCGGGGCATCGAGAGCGCGGTGGCCCTGGTGGAAGCGCTGCCGGCCTCGCTGAGCGAGCGGCGGTTCGGTGCCCCGCGTGCCCCCCGGGTACGTCAGGGCAACGCCCCCATTCCCCAGAGTGAGCTCATCGGCCGGAGCACGGAGTTGATGCACTTGCGGCAGGCGCTCGGCGAGGGTGTCCGGCTTCTCACCTTGCTGGGGCCTGGGGGGATGGGGAAGACCCGGTTGGCCACGCACCTGGGAGGGCTGGAGTTGGAGTCCTGTGCCTGGACGGGAGGGGTGTGGCTGTGTGAGCTGGCCGAGGTGAAGACGGCGGAGGCGCTCTGCCACGCCGTGGGACAGGCCATCGGTGCTTCCCTGACGCGCGAGGCGGAGGCCGGAGGGCTCGCGGAGCAGCTCGGGCATGCATTGGATGATTGCGGCGAGCTGCTGCTCATTCTCGACAACCTGGAGCAAGTCACCTCGCCCGCCGCGGGACTCCTGGAGCGCTGGCTCGAGCTGGCCCCCCGGGCGCGCTTCGTGGCCACGTCTCGGGAGGCCCTGGGGGTTCCGGGTGAACGTGTGCTGGATCTGGAGCCACTGCCCTTGCCGGAGCCCGGAGAGCATCGGCTGGAGGTGATCGCCCGTTCCGAGGCCGTGCGTCTGTTCGTGCAGCGGGCGCGGGAATCCCGAGGGGGGTTCGAGCTGACGGCCGAGGAGGCCCCCCGTGTGGTGGACATCGTCCGCCAACTCGATGGCAATGCCCTGGCCATCGAACTGGCCGCGGCCCGCACGGGAGTCATGGGGGTGGGCCAGCTCCGGGACCGGCTCCCGCGCCGCTTCGAGTTGCTGCGCGGCGGGCGGCGCGACGTGTCGGCGCGGCAGGCCACGCTGCGGGGAGCCATCGATTGGTCCTGGCACCTGCTCTCACCCGCTGAAAAGTCCGCGCTGTCGCAGTGCTCGGTGTTCCGGGGCGGCTTCACGCCTCACGCGGCGGAGGCCGTGCTCGTGCTGCCGCCCGGCTCGCCGGGCGTGGGGGAGGTGCTCCACGCGCTGCGCTCCAAGTCGCTCCTGCGGCTCTTGGAGGCAGGGGACGTGGGTGAGCAGGAGCGCCTGGGCATGTATGAAAGCATCCGTCAGTACGCCGCCGAGCGGCTGGTGGAGGGCAAGGGTGAGGAGGCGGTGGTGGCACGCCACGCCGGGTGGTACCTGACGCTGGCGCGTGGCTTCCATGCCAGGGGCCGCGCCCGTCCGGGGGGAGAGGTGCTGCGCCATCTCTCCGTGGAGCGTGAGAACCTGCTGGCGGTGTGTGACGGCTGTCTGGCGCGGGCCTCCGCCGAGCCTCGGGCGCTGACGCAGGCGCTGGAGATTCTGGAGGCGCTGGAGCCCGATGTTCTCGCCCAGGGACCTGCCCGGCCGCTCCTCACCCGCCTGGAGCGGGTCATCGTCCTGGCCGGAGCGCTCCAGGTGGCACCGGCCTGTGTGGCCGCGGCCTGGGCGGTGCAAGGCCGGGTGCTGCTGGAAGCCGGCCAACCCGAGGCCGCCCGGAAGAACCTGGAGCAGGCCTGCGCGGCCCTGCGCGGGGTGGGGGAGGGGGCCGCGGAGAAGCGCGTGCTGGTGGACCTGTCCATCGTGGCCCGCCACCAGGGGGATGTGGCTTCGGCCTGGGAGTTCATCCAGCGGGCGCAGGGCCTGTCCTCGGAGGGGGACCGGTGGCTGGATGCCTATGCGATGGGGAACCTGGGACTGGTCGAACAGGTGCGTGTGGGGGCGGAGGTGGCCCTGCCCTACCTGGGGGCGGCCCAGACCCTGTTCGAGGCACTGGGCGATGTGACGCGAGAGGTGTGCTTCACCACGCACGGCGCGGTGGCGCTGGGAGAGCTGGGGCGCACCGCCGAGGCGGTGGAACGGGTGAGCGAGGCGATGCACCGCGCCGCCAGCGTCGGAGACCAGGGAGGGCACGTCCTCGCGCGGCTGCACCTGGGGGGCATTCTTCTGGATGTGGGAAGGGCCTCCGAGGCGCGTGGGCACCTGACGGCGGCCGTGAGAATGGCCCAGCAGCTCCGGGGGCGGAGCCTGGAAGGCATGGCCTCGGGAGAGCTGGGGCGTGCCGAGCTGGTCCTGGGCGCATTCGCGGAGGCCCGGAACTGGTTCGCGGAGGCGGTCTCGCTGCTCGACGGGGTGGCGCAAGGATGGGCGCTGCGGTTCGCCGCACACCGTGCCGCGGTGGACGCGATGCTGGGAGACACCGAGTTGGCGCGCGAGAGCTTCGCGGCGCTGGAGGCAGCGCCCGAGTTTCAGCAGGATCCCGTGCTGCGCGAGCTCATCGGGTTGCTGCGCGCGGCGGCGGATCTGACCGTGGCCCGGACATCCTCCGGCAGTGGGTTGGCGCGTCAGGCCTGGGAGTCGTCCCGGCGGCTGCTGGAGGAGGCCGGGCGAACACCGGTGAAGGGAAGCTCTTCCCATCTTCGGGGGGCGCGGTCCTGGCTGGAGCGGATGCTGTCCCCTCCGGTGGCGTAA
- a CDS encoding MATE family efflux transporter: protein MADVRAGGMPGQPELGLFRLTWPIFFEFLLFMLMGTADTLMLSGVSDDSVAAVGVVHQFLFVCILIMEVISNGASIVVAQYLGARRAQEASRIAAISITLNFLLGVVVSAGLLLGGNAILDRMNLQGQVLVHAQTYMGITGGSIFLQALINVFSSLLRTYGFTKESMFVSLGMNILHVLGNYSLVFGHFGLPRMEVAGAAISTVLSRCVALAVFIWMLYRVMEIRMVFRDYVRFSREYIHKILKVGVPSAIEQMMYHCCQTVFLYYVTFLGPTALASRQYAMAISQYVFLFSLAIGLGTSILVGRLVGANRPDDAYRRALESLKWSVAITVLVDVAAILFRKPLIGFFTANGDIIQLTAQVIVLSLILESGRSFNLVLVNALRAAGDAAFTVYVGFGSMVCLSLPLGYWLVFRMNMGLAGVWLAIAADEWVRGIVMWLRWRSRAWEKQALVAQAEPSAEMALGG, encoded by the coding sequence ATGGCCGACGTGCGAGCAGGCGGAATGCCGGGGCAGCCCGAGCTGGGGCTGTTCCGGTTGACCTGGCCCATCTTCTTCGAGTTTCTCCTCTTCATGCTGATGGGCACGGCGGACACGCTCATGCTCAGTGGCGTGTCCGACGACTCCGTGGCGGCCGTCGGCGTCGTCCATCAGTTCCTCTTCGTGTGCATCCTCATCATGGAGGTGATTAGCAATGGCGCCTCCATCGTCGTGGCGCAGTACCTGGGCGCCCGGCGGGCGCAAGAGGCCTCCCGGATCGCCGCGATCTCCATCACGCTGAACTTCCTGTTGGGCGTGGTGGTGAGCGCGGGCCTGCTGCTGGGGGGCAACGCCATCCTGGACCGGATGAACCTTCAGGGACAGGTGCTGGTCCACGCTCAGACGTACATGGGCATCACCGGAGGGTCCATCTTCCTGCAAGCCCTCATCAACGTCTTCTCCAGCCTGCTGCGCACCTATGGGTTCACCAAGGAGTCGATGTTCGTCTCGCTGGGGATGAACATCCTGCACGTGCTGGGCAACTACTCGTTGGTGTTCGGCCACTTCGGCCTGCCGAGGATGGAGGTGGCAGGCGCGGCGATCTCCACCGTGTTGAGCCGCTGCGTGGCGCTCGCCGTGTTCATCTGGATGCTCTACCGCGTGATGGAGATCCGGATGGTGTTCCGCGATTACGTGCGCTTCTCGCGGGAGTACATCCACAAGATTCTGAAGGTGGGTGTCCCCTCCGCCATCGAGCAGATGATGTACCACTGCTGCCAGACGGTGTTTCTGTACTACGTCACCTTCCTGGGGCCCACGGCGCTCGCCTCCCGGCAGTACGCGATGGCGATCTCCCAGTATGTCTTCTTGTTCAGCCTGGCCATCGGCCTGGGCACCTCCATCCTGGTCGGGAGGCTGGTGGGGGCCAACCGCCCGGACGATGCCTACCGCCGCGCCCTGGAGAGCTTGAAGTGGAGCGTGGCCATCACCGTGCTGGTGGACGTGGCCGCCATCCTGTTCCGCAAGCCGCTGATTGGCTTCTTCACGGCCAACGGCGACATCATCCAGTTGACCGCCCAGGTCATCGTCCTGAGCCTCATCCTCGAATCCGGACGGTCCTTCAACCTCGTGCTGGTGAATGCCCTGCGCGCTGCCGGAGACGCCGCGTTCACCGTCTACGTGGGTTTTGGCTCCATGGTCTGCCTGAGCCTGCCGCTGGGCTACTGGCTGGTCTTCCGCATGAACATGGGACTGGCGGGCGTCTGGCTCGCCATCGCGGCGGATGAGTGGGTGCGAGGCATCGTCATGTGGCTCCGGTGGCGGAGCCGGGCCTGGGAGAAACAGGCCCTCGTCGCTCAGGCCGAGCCTTCCGCGGAGATGGCGCTTGGTGGTTGA
- a CDS encoding DUF6929 family protein, translating into MVEHPCARGLPLVAAVLLAGLCGCAVSGRPGVQALPSQVLAATQGVLPPPRRLLTLEAPEAPGRLAQVSSASGIVRAGRWIHVVADDSLFLATFPAEGDAPGRLVRLFPGSLPEETKARKALKPDLEALCLLEGVPEAPHGAVLAVPSGSTPERRKGALVPLEADGGLGGPVREVDFAPLYARLSRELGAVNVEGAALTAGRLWLLNRGNEEGGHDAVVELEAGLVLRALGAGAPLPAEGVLSVRRWKLGRVGAVPLSFTDAAPLPDGRLVFTAAAEATQSSYLDGEVVGSALGVLSPEGRPLLLKHVTTKVKLEGVAAWPVPEGIHLLLVSDADDPTVAAPLFETLLVDANPG; encoded by the coding sequence GTGGTTGAACACCCCTGTGCGAGGGGCCTTCCGCTCGTCGCCGCTGTCCTGCTCGCGGGGCTCTGCGGTTGCGCGGTGTCCGGGCGCCCCGGAGTCCAGGCGCTTCCATCGCAAGTGCTCGCGGCCACGCAAGGGGTGCTCCCGCCTCCTCGGCGGTTGCTGACGCTTGAGGCTCCCGAAGCACCGGGACGTCTGGCGCAGGTGTCTTCCGCGAGTGGCATCGTGCGGGCAGGGCGCTGGATTCACGTCGTCGCGGATGACTCGCTGTTCCTCGCCACGTTTCCCGCGGAGGGCGATGCCCCAGGTCGGCTCGTGCGTCTCTTCCCGGGATCGCTGCCAGAGGAGACGAAGGCTCGCAAGGCGCTGAAGCCGGACCTGGAGGCGCTGTGCCTGCTGGAAGGTGTACCGGAGGCGCCGCATGGCGCTGTGTTGGCGGTGCCTTCCGGCAGCACTCCGGAGCGGAGGAAGGGGGCCCTGGTCCCCTTGGAGGCGGACGGAGGACTGGGAGGTCCGGTGCGGGAGGTGGACTTCGCTCCTTTATATGCGCGGCTTTCCCGGGAGCTGGGGGCTGTCAACGTGGAGGGGGCGGCGCTGACGGCGGGACGGCTGTGGCTGCTGAACCGGGGCAATGAGGAGGGGGGCCATGACGCGGTGGTGGAGCTGGAAGCGGGCCTCGTGCTGAGGGCGCTCGGCGCCGGGGCGCCTCTTCCCGCGGAGGGCGTCCTCTCCGTGCGCCGCTGGAAGTTGGGCCGGGTGGGCGCCGTGCCCTTGTCCTTCACGGACGCCGCCCCGTTGCCGGATGGACGCCTCGTCTTCACTGCCGCCGCGGAGGCAACCCAGAGCTCCTATCTGGACGGAGAGGTGGTGGGCTCGGCGCTGGGCGTGCTGTCCCCGGAGGGAAGGCCCCTGTTGCTCAAGCACGTGACGACGAAGGTGAAGCTGGAGGGCGTGGCGGCATGGCCTGTGCCGGAAGGAATCCACCTGCTGCTCGTGTCAGACGCGGATGATCCCACCGTGGCCGCGCCCCTGTTCGAGACCCTGCTGGTGGACGCGAATCCCGGGTAA
- a CDS encoding MBL fold metallo-hydrolase, translating to MSKGSVFGGKAQGLRLERMQASRQFRDGTFQNTAKVAPGLKPGTAFSTLGEYFRGGQARTPPGLLPSGNPLAEWAKPAETGLRATWLGHSTVLLELEGFRVLTDPVWGLRASPSAFMGPKRFQPMPVKLSQLPPLDAVIISHDHYDHLDHPTLLELALLDVPFYTSLGVGAHLEAWGIPPERITELDWWESAQLPRGELRITAAPSQHFSGRGLGDRNHTLWSSFVLESPRHKVFFSGDTGLTPEYGEIRQRLGPFDLVMLEVGAYHPAWGDIHLGPENALKALALLGGGAFLPVHWGTFNLAIHAWDEPAETLLRLGELQRVHLVMPQAGVPVEPTRVNGVEPWWRLASAVREAPQDAGAVTGSVG from the coding sequence ATGTCCAAGGGTTCAGTCTTCGGAGGGAAGGCCCAGGGCCTCCGCCTCGAGCGCATGCAGGCCTCCCGCCAGTTCCGGGATGGGACCTTCCAAAACACCGCGAAAGTGGCGCCAGGGCTCAAGCCCGGCACCGCCTTCTCGACCCTGGGAGAGTATTTCCGGGGCGGACAGGCTCGGACGCCCCCTGGACTCTTGCCCTCCGGGAACCCACTGGCGGAATGGGCGAAGCCCGCGGAGACAGGCCTCCGGGCCACCTGGCTGGGACACTCGACGGTGCTGCTCGAGCTCGAAGGCTTCCGCGTGCTCACGGATCCCGTGTGGGGATTGCGCGCCTCGCCCTCCGCCTTCATGGGGCCCAAGCGCTTCCAGCCCATGCCGGTGAAGCTCTCCCAGCTCCCGCCCCTGGACGCGGTGATCATCTCACACGACCACTATGACCACCTTGACCACCCCACCCTTCTCGAGCTGGCCTTGCTGGACGTCCCCTTCTACACCTCGCTCGGCGTGGGGGCGCACCTCGAGGCATGGGGAATCCCTCCGGAGCGCATCACCGAGCTGGACTGGTGGGAATCCGCGCAGCTTCCCCGGGGCGAGCTGCGCATCACCGCCGCGCCCTCCCAGCACTTCTCCGGCCGTGGCCTGGGGGACCGCAACCACACCCTCTGGTCGTCCTTCGTGCTCGAGAGCCCCCGGCACAAGGTCTTCTTCAGCGGCGACACGGGGCTCACGCCGGAGTACGGCGAGATTCGCCAGCGGCTCGGGCCGTTCGATCTCGTGATGCTGGAGGTGGGCGCCTATCACCCCGCTTGGGGCGACATCCACCTGGGCCCGGAGAATGCGCTGAAGGCACTGGCGCTGCTCGGCGGGGGCGCCTTCCTGCCGGTGCACTGGGGGACGTTCAACCTCGCCATCCACGCTTGGGACGAGCCCGCGGAGACCCTCCTGCGCCTTGGGGAGCTTCAGCGGGTCCACCTCGTGATGCCCCAGGCCGGCGTGCCCGTCGAGCCCACCCGGGTGAACGGCGTGGAGCCCTGGTGGCGGCTGGCCAGCGCCGTCCGCGAGGCGCCGCAAGATGCCGGAGCGGTGACCGGCTCCGTGGGCTGA
- a CDS encoding MFS transporter, which produces MGEREGQEARLGAGRVGLMAVAAGLAAANLYYNQPLLGDIGQEWGVTGSALGWVPTMTQVGYAVGMLFIAPLGDSLERRRVIVTMTVLVSLALVGAALAPSLAWMVVASFAVGLTTVIPQLLVPFAAHLAAPAERGRVVGTVMSGLLVGILLSRTAAGFIGTQLGWRAMFWMGSGLMLGLAGVLWWKLPVQPAEEALSYPALLRSMVSLVREEPVLRLHALLGALSFGAFGAFWATLALYLQSLPGRYGPQVAGLFGLVGVAGALAAPLVGRYADVRGDRKINALALGVLLASFAVLGWGGRWLWAIALGVILLDLGAQANHISNQTRVQALRPAARSRLNTLYMVSYFVGGATGAYAGTVAWTHVGWAGVCAVGAALSLAALLTLAARA; this is translated from the coding sequence ATGGGTGAGCGTGAGGGGCAGGAGGCACGGCTGGGGGCCGGACGGGTGGGGCTGATGGCGGTGGCGGCGGGCCTGGCAGCGGCCAACCTCTATTACAACCAGCCCCTGCTGGGAGACATCGGCCAGGAGTGGGGGGTGACGGGAAGCGCGCTGGGATGGGTGCCCACGATGACGCAGGTGGGCTACGCGGTGGGCATGTTGTTCATCGCGCCGCTGGGAGACAGCCTGGAGCGGCGGCGCGTCATCGTCACGATGACGGTGCTGGTCAGCCTGGCGCTGGTGGGGGCGGCGCTGGCGCCGAGCCTGGCGTGGATGGTGGTGGCGAGCTTCGCGGTGGGGCTCACCACCGTCATTCCGCAACTGCTGGTGCCCTTCGCGGCGCACCTGGCGGCTCCCGCCGAGCGCGGGCGGGTGGTGGGCACGGTGATGAGCGGACTGCTCGTGGGCATTCTTCTGTCGCGCACGGCGGCGGGCTTCATTGGCACGCAGTTGGGGTGGCGGGCGATGTTCTGGATGGGCTCGGGGTTGATGCTGGGACTGGCAGGGGTGCTCTGGTGGAAGCTGCCGGTGCAGCCCGCGGAGGAGGCGCTCTCCTATCCTGCGCTGCTGCGGTCCATGGTCAGCCTGGTTCGCGAAGAGCCCGTGCTGCGGCTGCACGCGCTGCTGGGCGCGCTCTCCTTTGGCGCCTTTGGTGCCTTCTGGGCCACGTTGGCGCTCTATCTCCAGAGCTTGCCGGGCCGCTATGGCCCCCAGGTGGCGGGGCTCTTCGGTCTCGTGGGGGTAGCGGGCGCGCTCGCGGCGCCGCTGGTGGGCCGCTATGCGGATGTGCGGGGCGACCGGAAGATCAACGCCCTGGCCCTCGGGGTGTTGCTGGCCTCCTTCGCGGTGCTCGGGTGGGGTGGGCGTTGGCTGTGGGCCATCGCGCTGGGCGTCATCCTGTTGGATCTCGGCGCCCAGGCGAACCACATCTCCAACCAGACGCGGGTGCAGGCGCTGCGCCCAGCGGCGCGGAGCCGCCTCAACACCCTCTACATGGTGAGCTACTTCGTGGGGGGCGCCACCGGGGCCTACGCGGGCACGGTGGCATGGACTCACGTGGGCTGGGCGGGGGTGTGCGCGGTGGGCGCGGCGCTGTCTCTCGCCGCGCTCCTCACGCTGGCCGCGCGCGCTTGA
- a CDS encoding monooxygenase encodes MRRLWVTSATVIAAVMAACGESAEPTPPPAPATYHRDIAPLVQEKCGGCHVEGGIAPQPFQTYDQVFMMRKAIQVAVRQRIMPPWMPAQNCSEYSHDRSLSDEQIKLISDWTDQGGVEGDPADAATLAPPPATGLPRVDLELAMPTEYSPDQSPDDYRCFLLDWPEKEMSFVTGFHGKPGRPSLVHHIIAFLISPEEAAAYEALDAKDPKPGYPCFGGPGGGRQSQAGWLGVSGPGSMPTVLPPGTGIPVRPGSKIALQIHYSLSSAVAVPDRTSISLTLERSVQKIAIMQPWLNPAWLNDGGMLIPAGEKNVRHAFSFDVVPVLSQWTYGAFRDNMPVTLYSSGLHMHTRGTSAKLQIERQTGATECMLNIPRWDFHWQSIYNLAQPKVVKPGDRISLECTFDNSEPNAKDLGWGEGTNDEMCFGTFLMTQ; translated from the coding sequence ATGCGTCGATTGTGGGTAACGAGTGCGACTGTGATCGCGGCCGTCATGGCCGCCTGTGGAGAGTCGGCAGAGCCAACGCCGCCTCCTGCTCCCGCCACCTATCACCGGGACATCGCGCCCCTGGTTCAGGAGAAATGTGGGGGATGCCATGTCGAGGGAGGCATCGCGCCCCAGCCATTCCAGACCTACGATCAGGTCTTCATGATGCGCAAGGCCATCCAGGTGGCCGTGAGGCAACGCATCATGCCGCCTTGGATGCCCGCGCAGAACTGCTCGGAGTACTCGCATGACCGGTCTCTGTCCGACGAGCAGATCAAGCTCATCTCGGACTGGACGGATCAAGGAGGCGTGGAGGGAGATCCCGCGGATGCGGCCACTTTGGCACCGCCCCCTGCCACAGGGCTACCGCGCGTCGATCTGGAACTGGCCATGCCCACGGAGTACTCGCCGGACCAGTCTCCGGATGATTACCGCTGCTTCCTGCTGGACTGGCCCGAGAAGGAGATGAGCTTCGTCACCGGCTTCCATGGCAAACCCGGCAGGCCCTCCCTCGTGCACCACATCATCGCCTTCCTGATCAGCCCCGAGGAGGCGGCGGCTTACGAAGCGTTGGACGCGAAGGATCCGAAGCCCGGGTACCCCTGCTTCGGAGGACCCGGCGGAGGACGCCAGTCCCAGGCAGGCTGGCTCGGCGTCTCGGGACCGGGCAGCATGCCGACGGTCCTGCCCCCGGGCACGGGCATCCCCGTGAGGCCGGGCTCGAAGATCGCCTTGCAGATCCACTACTCCTTGAGCAGCGCGGTGGCAGTCCCCGACCGCACCTCCATCTCCCTCACCCTGGAGCGCTCGGTGCAAAAGATCGCCATCATGCAGCCCTGGCTCAACCCAGCCTGGCTGAACGACGGTGGCATGCTCATCCCCGCGGGAGAGAAGAACGTCCGCCACGCCTTCTCGTTCGACGTGGTGCCCGTGCTCTCGCAGTGGACCTATGGCGCCTTCCGCGACAACATGCCCGTCACCCTGTACTCGTCGGGGCTCCACATGCACACGCGGGGCACTTCGGCGAAGCTGCAGATCGAGCGGCAAACGGGCGCCACGGAGTGCATGCTCAACATCCCCCGCTGGGACTTCCACTGGCAGTCCATCTACAACCTCGCCCAGCCCAAGGTCGTCAAACCCGGCGACCGCATCTCGCTCGAGTGCACCTTCGACAACAGCGAGCCCAATGCGAAGGATCTCGGCTGGGGCGAAGGCACCAATGATGAGATGTGCTTCGGCACGTTCTTGATGACGCAGTAG
- the fabD gene encoding ACP S-malonyltransferase: MTQPENKGLWAWLFPGQGSQKIGMGRRLLEHSGAARRVFDEASDAVGMDLVRLCLEGPSETLTATENAQPAIVTCSVACLALLQERGIEPAAVAGHSVGEFSALVAAGSLPLAAAVRAVRKRGQLMASVTAPGKMLAVMGLEGARVSELCRDAAKHGVIAVAIHNSPQQFVLSGSLTALEQFKELALVAGAKECVLLEVSHAFHSPLMAQVQEEWQAVVASLQLRMPKYPVVLNTTAMTVKTLVCIRRSLLEQITSPVLWMQCVQSLVNRGITHVLEVGDSKVVSSLARRTAPSLQAMTLQDPAAVDGLGEDWNSSIPKNS; this comes from the coding sequence ATGACGCAACCTGAGAACAAAGGCTTGTGGGCGTGGCTCTTCCCGGGACAGGGCTCTCAGAAGATAGGAATGGGGCGCAGGCTGCTGGAACACTCCGGCGCTGCCAGGCGGGTGTTTGATGAGGCTTCAGACGCCGTGGGCATGGATCTGGTCCGGCTGTGTCTGGAGGGACCCAGTGAAACACTGACGGCGACGGAGAATGCACAGCCAGCCATCGTGACGTGCAGCGTGGCTTGCCTGGCGCTCCTCCAGGAGCGCGGCATCGAGCCGGCGGCCGTGGCAGGCCACAGCGTGGGGGAATTCTCAGCGCTCGTGGCGGCCGGGTCGCTGCCGCTCGCCGCGGCGGTTCGGGCGGTCCGGAAACGGGGACAGCTGATGGCCAGTGTCACCGCTCCCGGGAAAATGCTTGCAGTGATGGGCTTGGAGGGGGCCCGGGTGAGCGAACTCTGCCGCGACGCGGCGAAGCACGGGGTGATTGCCGTCGCCATTCACAACAGCCCGCAGCAGTTCGTGCTCTCTGGCAGCCTGACGGCGCTGGAGCAGTTCAAGGAACTCGCGTTGGTCGCTGGCGCCAAGGAGTGCGTGCTGCTCGAGGTCAGTCATGCGTTTCACTCCCCGCTCATGGCGCAGGTGCAGGAGGAGTGGCAGGCGGTGGTCGCCAGCCTTCAGCTTCGGATGCCCAAGTACCCTGTCGTGCTCAACACCACGGCCATGACCGTGAAGACGCTGGTCTGTATCCGCCGCTCCCTGCTGGAGCAAATCACCTCGCCGGTCCTGTGGATGCAGTGTGTGCAGTCCCTCGTGAACAGGGGCATCACCCACGTGCTGGAGGTTGGCGACAGCAAAGTGGTGTCTTCCCTGGCACGGCGGACCGCGCCCTCCTTGCAGGCGATGACCCTGCAGGATCCGGCGGCCGTGGACGGACTGGGGGAGGATTGGAATTCTTCTATTCCGAAGAATTCTTGA